The Mucilaginibacter defluvii genome contains the following window.
TACCTGCGGGCACGAAAAAGGGCTTTGCTGTGTGTTGGGTACGGGCTCAAACATTTCTTTTTTTGACGGTACCGATATCCATGAAGGGCAACATGGGCTTGGCTACGTATTGGGCGATGAGGGATCCGGCACGGCGTTCGGTAAAGCGCTGATAACCGATTACCTTTACGGCAACATGCCTGCCGAAGTGCATGCGCTTTTTAAGGATACTTATAAGCTAACCAAGGCCAGCGTGATTAAGAATGTGTACCGCATGCCCAAGCCTAACTCATACCTTGCCTCATTCACCCGCTTTTTGTACAAGGTGCGTGCTTCGTATTATGCACAGGACCTGATCGGGCGGTTGTTGCAGGATTTTATCGATACCAACATAAAGCCATATCCGCAGCATCATCGTTATAAATGCCATTTTGTTGGTTCGGTAGCTTTTGTATTTGCTGATGAGCTAACCGCTTTGCTGGCTGAAAACAACATCAAAACAGGCAAAA
Protein-coding sequences here:
- a CDS encoding N-acetylglucosamine kinase, whose product is MILVADSGSSKTDWLLAIPGKEPKPFKTDGLNPYFLSEKEIVKIMQSQAESLIGYAADIKEIYFFGAGCSSPDRHEIVSNALSQLFPDAYVSVDSDLLGSAYATCGHEKGLCCVLGTGSNISFFDGTDIHEGQHGLGYVLGDEGSGTAFGKALITDYLYGNMPAEVHALFKDTYKLTKASVIKNVYRMPKPNSYLASFTRFLYKVRASYYAQDLIGRLLQDFIDTNIKPYPQHHRYKCHFVGSVAFVFADELTALLAENNIKTGKIIKQPINDLLDFVLTREQEQLD